The following DNA comes from Acidobacteriota bacterium.
GAAGTTGCTTAGCCATAATTTAAACCTCCTTTATCGAAAGAAGGTTTAAATCATAGCGTGTCCAAAAAGTCCACTTTTAAACTTTAAATCATTGAATAATAGTCCATTTTTAATTTTTAGTTGACAATTTGGATGAAGATATTTGACAAAAGTATTAATTGTAATTATATATATAGTGTAACTAAATATAAGGGTTTATGAGATTCTTAAGGGAAATAAAAAGAGGGTCAACAAAGTTTTTGATTCTATCTCTTCTTAAAGAAAAGGAAATGTATGGGTATGAGCTCTTAAAAGAGATCGAGAAAAAATCAGGAGGATATTTTAAATTGGATGAAGGTACTCTTTACCCAGCTCTTCACAGCCTTGAAAAAGATGGATTTATTGTGAGTTCATGGAGGAAAAGCCAAAAAGAAGGCCTTCCTGACAGAAAATATTACTCGATAACAAAAAAGGGAATTAAATTTTTTGAGGAAACATCAAAGGAATGGAATCAGTTCGCTAAAAATCTTTCCCAGTTTTTGTTTACCAGAACCGTTTCAAATAAAATTATAGATCATAAATATATCCATGAAATGAAAACTTTTAAGGTGATGAGTTTGTAACTGGACTTGAAATAAGAAGGATGAACAATGTATGAAAAAATAGATAAATTTCTTAAAGAATTTTTCTCTGATGTAAATCTTGAAAATAATAAGGCTTCTGAGATTCTTTTTGAATTCAAATCCCATCTTTATGAATCTTCAAAAAATCTGGAAGAGGAAGGATGGGGTCATGAGGAATCCCAGATAGAATCAATAAAGAAGCTTGGTAATTTAAAGAAATTGAAAAGGAGATTACTCTGGATTCATGGGTTTGGGAGGCTTTCTGGGAATATTTTCAAGGATGTTTTCCTTGCAATTTTACCTTTTTTCCTATTTTCAGTCTTATTTTTAATCGACTTAATAGGGATTTCAATTTCATTTTTACCACGTAAAACTCTATGGGATTCGTATCATTCTTTTCTATTACTTTTAGTTATATTTGTAAGCTTTTATGCCTATAAAAATGGAGCACCTTTGTGGACGATTCCGTGGCTGGGTTTTTTAAATGTTTTGTGGATATTGATTGGAAGTGTGCTTTTTGTTCTGTTTTTCAAAATCGCGATTTTTTACTGGCTTGTCTTGATAATTTTGTCTTTTATATTTATTTTCTCCATTTATTTTGTTTCTAAAAGAAATTTTTATCTGCTTCCCCTTTATCTTCTTCCACTCGCGTTTCCTTGGATAGCCTCTGCTTCAGATGAAATAGTTCCTCCAGTTAGATTTACCCTCCAACTCTCTGTTTCTTTATTTTGCATTTTTGCAAGCGGAATTTACATAATTTCAAGATTAAAATATTTAAAAACAGTATTAGTTTCAGGGTTTATATTTTACTCTATTTTATATTACTATATTCTATTTGAAGCACCTTTAACTTTCACAACGGGAACAAACTTTATTGGAATCATTCCAGCTGCAATGGGGTATATTTTACCTTGCTTGATTATATCTATCTCTCCCATGTACATATTGATAAAGAAAAAGTTCTCCATCCTTTAACTAATAAACCAGAACTTTTAAGAAGGCACAGACTCTATGGAGGATTAAATCTTCGATTTTAAAATAATTTATTTATTCTTTTATCTTCTTCTATCTCTTTCAATTTAATAGGTTCCTCAGGAAAAGCCTCCAATTTCAGAATAATTCCTTTGCTTTGGAAATAAGGAAATTTTTTTCGATATTTTAAAAAATAATTAGTTCAATATAAAAAAGATTCAATGGAAAATAAAAAAATTTTAAATGAAGAAATAATGTTTAAAGACATGTTTGAAGTAAAAAATATAACCCCCAATATAAATGAATTTATCAGAATTAGAATGAATTTTTGTTTATAAAATTCTATAATAATTTATAAGGAAATATAATTTAAAACTCATTGGACAAAATGGAAGAAGCGATTCTTTATACAAAGCTTTCTGATGGCAAAGTTCAGTGCAATGTTTGCATAAAAAGATGCGTCATCAAGGAAAAAAATACAGGACATTGTGGAACGAGAATTTATAGAGATGGAAAACTTTATTCTTTAATATATGGAGTTGTAGCCTCATGGGCTATATCTCCCATTGAGAAAAAGCCCATGTATCATTTCTATCCTGGAAGTTTATGGCTTTCGCTTGGCTCTTACGGCTGCAATTTCCGATGTCCTGGTTGCCAGAACTGGGACATTTCTCATGTTCAAATCGGAAAAAATAAAAATCCAGAAAAAAAATTATCTTTTGGAGAATATGTTTCACCTGAAGAACTTATCAAAAACGCAATTAAACATAATTGCAAAGGAATTTCCTGGACTTACAATGAACCTTCCATCTGGATAGAATACATCCTTGATGGAGCAAGATTGGCAAAAGAATCTGGCCTGTTAACTAACCTTGTTACAAATGGCTCAATGACAGAGGAAGCTCTTGAGATTATATCGCCTTATTTAGACTCAATGAGAATTGATTTAAAAGGTTTCAGTCAAAATACCTACAAAAAAATTGCTCATATAAAAGAATTTTATCCAATATTAAATCTTATAAAAAAAGCAAAAAATGAGAAAGGAATTTTTGTTGAGATAATAACAAATGTGATTCCAGAATATAATGATAAAGAAAATGAGTTAAGAGAAATTGCAAAATGGATAAAGGAGAATTTAGGCGAAGAAACCCCATGGCATGTAACACGTTTTTTCCCTTATCTAAAGCTTTCTCATTTAACTGAAACCCCTATAATTAACCTTGAAAAAGCAAGAGAAATTGGGAGAGAAGCAGGATTAAAATATGTTTATCTTGGAAATGTACCTGGCCATCCAGGAGAAAATACTTACTGTCCAGAGTGCGGAAGAATGATCATTCAAAGGTTTTCCCTTTCATTATTCGAAATTAATTTGAATGGAAATAAATGTTATTTTTGCGGTAATGAAATCCACGGAAAATTTTAAAATAAGAAGAAAATAAGAATTTATTCTTGATTTCTTGCTTTTTTAATATTAATATTTAACTGGAGGAAGAAATGAAAAGGAAAATAGGCACATTGATAGATGATACAATATTTTCTGCTTTAAAAATCCTTGCGGCAAAGGATAAGAAAAAAATATCAGAAGTTATTGAGGAAGCTATTATTTTATATTTAAAAAAAAGAAAAAA
Coding sequences within:
- the amrS gene encoding AmmeMemoRadiSam system radical SAM enzyme → MEEAILYTKLSDGKVQCNVCIKRCVIKEKNTGHCGTRIYRDGKLYSLIYGVVASWAISPIEKKPMYHFYPGSLWLSLGSYGCNFRCPGCQNWDISHVQIGKNKNPEKKLSFGEYVSPEELIKNAIKHNCKGISWTYNEPSIWIEYILDGARLAKESGLLTNLVTNGSMTEEALEIISPYLDSMRIDLKGFSQNTYKKIAHIKEFYPILNLIKKAKNEKGIFVEIITNVIPEYNDKENELREIAKWIKENLGEETPWHVTRFFPYLKLSHLTETPIINLEKAREIGREAGLKYVYLGNVPGHPGENTYCPECGRMIIQRFSLSLFEINLNGNKCYFCGNEIHGKF
- a CDS encoding PadR family transcriptional regulator codes for the protein MRFLREIKRGSTKFLILSLLKEKEMYGYELLKEIEKKSGGYFKLDEGTLYPALHSLEKDGFIVSSWRKSQKEGLPDRKYYSITKKGIKFFEETSKEWNQFAKNLSQFLFTRTVSNKIIDHKYIHEMKTFKVMSL
- a CDS encoding ribbon-helix-helix domain-containing protein; translated protein: MKRKIGTLIDDTIFSALKILAAKDKKKISEVIEEAIILYLKKRKKGVVEKSEGAIKLPLDIVREVLEEENFYET